From Deinococcus sp. HSC-46F16, the proteins below share one genomic window:
- a CDS encoding heavy metal translocating P-type ATPase: MRKTIELGVQGMTCASCVGRVERGLKKVEGVEGASVNLATERATVTFDPALTTPQALLDKVKDVGYEPVISELQLGVQGMTCASCVGRVERALNKVDGVLDASVNLATERATVRYLPSSVSPGQLKAAVKASGYEVLESEPGKDRSDLEREAREHEVRSLRRAVTFSAVFAIPLVILAMVPMLYMPFHMWLMEYMSERTMTWIMLALALPVQFGPGLRFYRLGWKALNNRSPDMNSLVMIGTSAAFFYSLAVTLAPQIFPEGTAHVYYEASAVVITLILLGKYFEALAKGRSSEAMKKLLSLQAKTARVVRSGQELEVPTDEVLIGDLVSVRPGEKVPVDGEVIQGNSFVDESMITGEPIPVSKQAGAAVVGGTINQNGAFQFKATKIGANTALAQIIKLVESAQGSKPPIQGLADKVISVFVPIVLGIAALTFLIWLLVGGTTALSFALVTTVAVLIIACPCAMGLATPTSIMVGTGKAAELGVLFRNGAALEGLQGVNVVAVDKTGTLTKGRPELTDLVTAAGFGRTEVLQLVAAAEEQSEHPIARAIVDAAKKEGVAILPLESFEAVPGYGLEARVQGRLVQVGADRYMHKVGLNVGDFAAQAERLGDEGKSPLYAAIDGQLAAVIAVADPIKDGSPEAVKALHRQGLKVAMITGDNARTAQAIARQLGIDEVLAEVLPSGKSDAVKELQAKGQKVAFVGDGINDAPALAQADVGLAIGTGTDVAVETADVILMSGDLRGVPNALALSRATLRNIKLNLFWAFAYNIVLIPVAAGVLYPAFGWLLSPVLAAAAMGFSSVFVLSNALRLRSFRPPVRPGPAPVRAAPTTMAQA, from the coding sequence ATGAGGAAAACGATTGAACTCGGCGTCCAGGGCATGACCTGCGCCTCGTGCGTGGGCCGCGTCGAGCGGGGCCTGAAGAAAGTCGAGGGGGTCGAGGGGGCCAGCGTGAACCTGGCCACGGAACGCGCGACCGTCACGTTCGACCCGGCGCTGACCACCCCGCAGGCGCTGCTGGACAAAGTGAAGGACGTTGGGTACGAGCCAGTGATCAGCGAACTCCAGTTGGGCGTGCAGGGTATGACCTGCGCGTCCTGCGTGGGACGGGTCGAGCGGGCCCTGAACAAGGTGGACGGGGTGCTGGACGCCTCGGTGAACCTCGCCACCGAACGGGCCACCGTGCGGTATTTGCCGTCCAGCGTCAGTCCGGGGCAACTCAAGGCCGCTGTAAAGGCCTCTGGTTATGAGGTGCTCGAGAGCGAGCCCGGCAAGGACCGCAGCGACCTGGAGCGTGAAGCACGTGAGCACGAAGTCCGCAGCCTGCGGCGTGCCGTCACCTTCAGTGCGGTCTTCGCCATCCCATTGGTGATCCTCGCGATGGTGCCGATGCTCTACATGCCGTTCCACATGTGGCTGATGGAGTACATGAGCGAGCGGACCATGACCTGGATCATGCTGGCGCTGGCCCTTCCCGTACAGTTCGGTCCCGGACTGCGCTTCTACCGCCTGGGCTGGAAGGCCCTGAACAATCGCTCCCCCGACATGAACTCGCTTGTCATGATTGGCACCTCGGCCGCCTTTTTCTACAGCCTGGCCGTCACGTTGGCACCCCAAATTTTCCCCGAGGGCACCGCCCACGTGTACTACGAGGCCAGCGCCGTGGTCATCACCCTGATCCTGCTCGGCAAGTATTTCGAGGCCCTTGCCAAGGGGAGGAGCAGCGAGGCGATGAAGAAGCTGCTGAGCCTCCAGGCCAAGACGGCGCGGGTGGTCCGCAGCGGGCAGGAACTCGAAGTGCCCACTGACGAGGTGCTGATCGGCGACCTGGTGTCCGTACGCCCCGGCGAGAAGGTGCCGGTGGACGGCGAGGTCATTCAGGGCAACTCCTTCGTCGACGAGTCCATGATCACCGGTGAGCCCATCCCCGTCTCCAAACAGGCGGGCGCGGCCGTCGTCGGCGGCACGATTAACCAAAATGGCGCGTTCCAGTTCAAGGCCACCAAGATCGGGGCCAACACCGCGCTGGCCCAGATCATCAAATTGGTGGAAAGCGCTCAGGGCTCCAAGCCGCCCATCCAGGGGCTCGCGGACAAGGTCATTTCGGTTTTCGTCCCGATCGTCCTCGGGATCGCCGCCCTGACGTTCCTGATCTGGCTGCTGGTCGGCGGGACCACGGCCCTCTCATTCGCGCTGGTCACCACCGTGGCCGTGCTGATCATCGCCTGCCCCTGCGCGATGGGTCTGGCCACACCGACCAGCATCATGGTGGGCACCGGCAAGGCGGCCGAGCTGGGCGTCCTGTTCCGCAACGGTGCGGCGCTCGAAGGCCTGCAGGGCGTGAATGTGGTCGCCGTGGACAAGACGGGCACCCTGACCAAGGGGAGGCCCGAACTCACCGACCTCGTGACCGCCGCCGGCTTCGGGCGCACCGAAGTGCTGCAACTGGTCGCGGCAGCGGAAGAGCAGAGCGAACACCCCATCGCCCGCGCCATCGTGGACGCGGCGAAGAAGGAGGGCGTCGCCATCCTCCCCCTGGAAAGCTTTGAAGCGGTGCCCGGGTACGGGCTGGAAGCGCGGGTCCAGGGCCGCCTGGTGCAGGTCGGTGCCGACCGGTACATGCACAAGGTCGGGCTGAACGTGGGTGACTTCGCGGCCCAGGCCGAGCGGCTCGGGGACGAGGGCAAGAGCCCGCTGTACGCGGCCATTGACGGGCAGCTCGCCGCCGTGATTGCGGTGGCTGATCCCATCAAAGACGGCAGCCCGGAGGCGGTGAAAGCGCTTCACCGGCAGGGCCTGAAGGTCGCGATGATCACCGGGGATAATGCCCGGACCGCGCAGGCCATCGCCCGCCAGCTCGGCATCGACGAGGTGCTGGCTGAGGTGTTGCCCAGCGGCAAGAGCGACGCGGTCAAAGAGCTCCAAGCGAAAGGCCAGAAAGTGGCGTTTGTCGGGGACGGGATCAACGATGCTCCGGCGCTCGCCCAGGCAGATGTGGGTCTCGCCATCGGGACCGGCACGGACGTGGCCGTCGAGACCGCCGACGTCATCCTGATGAGCGGCGACCTGCGCGGTGTGCCGAACGCCCTGGCGCTCTCCCGCGCCACCCTGCGCAACATCAAGCTCAACCTCTTCTGGGCCTTCGCGTACAACATCGTGCTGATTCCCGTCGCGGCGGGCGTGCTGTATCCCGCCTTCGGCTGGCTGCTCAGCCCGGTGCTGGCCGCGGCAGCGATGGGCTTTTCCAGCGTATTCGTGCTGAGCAACGCGCTTCGCCTGCGCTCCTTCCGCCCCCCCGTCCGCCCTGGCCCCGCCCCTGTCCGGGCGGCGCCCACCACCATGGCCCAGGCCTGA
- a CDS encoding M23 family metallopeptidase, translating into MRLPFLLTFALMGFSVAAAATVNAQAGDTLQRMAIRYGTTTQALARANPSLPQGPLRAGTRVTLPATAARVWSVRAGDTLSGIAQREQTTVAALVAANRGLNPQRPLMIGQKLFLPMPRAAAAPRSAAGAVARPVSIRVTAVMPVSGRVTTPYREGHLSVDLAAPTGTPIRAAAPGVVTQSYFDSKSGWGWTVLVDHGNGLQTRYSHNSANLVSVGHRVEAGQVIARVGSTGNSTGPHLDYRVTYQGQPIHPFSLY; encoded by the coding sequence ATGCGTCTGCCTTTTTTGCTTACCTTCGCCCTGATGGGGTTCAGTGTTGCTGCTGCAGCGACGGTGAATGCACAGGCGGGCGACACCCTCCAGCGAATGGCCATTCGGTACGGCACGACCACGCAGGCTCTGGCGCGGGCCAATCCGTCTCTGCCGCAGGGCCCCCTCCGTGCCGGGACCCGCGTAACGCTCCCGGCCACCGCCGCGCGCGTGTGGAGCGTACGGGCGGGCGATACGCTGTCTGGCATCGCGCAGCGAGAACAGACGACGGTCGCCGCGCTGGTCGCCGCCAACCGCGGTCTGAATCCGCAACGGCCCCTGATGATCGGGCAGAAATTGTTCCTGCCTATGCCTAGGGCTGCTGCGGCTCCCCGGTCCGCCGCAGGAGCGGTCGCCCGTCCAGTGTCCATTCGCGTCACAGCGGTCATGCCGGTTTCGGGCCGCGTCACCACGCCGTACCGGGAAGGACACCTGAGCGTGGATCTCGCGGCACCGACGGGTACGCCTATTCGCGCAGCGGCGCCGGGCGTGGTGACGCAGTCCTACTTCGACAGCAAGAGCGGATGGGGTTGGACGGTCCTGGTGGATCACGGAAACGGATTGCAGACCCGATACAGTCACAATTCAGCAAATCTGGTTTCGGTGGGTCACCGGGTGGAGGCCGGGCAGGTCATCGCCCGGGTGGGGAGTACCGGGAACAGCACTGGGCCGCATTTGGATTACCGCGTCACGTATCAGGGACAACCCATTCATCCCTTCAGCTTGTACTGA
- a CDS encoding DUF305 domain-containing protein produces the protein MKRNLLIMAVLGMSGMSLAQGSMGGMDHSNMGGMSGQSGSSMTMDMSAPAKLKGKVFDRAFLSMMIPHHQMAVDMARAVLPRSKDATVKRWANAVIKAQESEIKQMNTLLKSYGGSDAAMANMMKKSMSGMADMVKKAKNPDVAFVQGMIPHHISAIEMGVMALEKSSDARVLKLARTITQDQAAEVHDFRLWLLKRGL, from the coding sequence GTGAAACGGAACCTTCTTATCATGGCTGTGCTGGGCATGTCCGGCATGAGCCTCGCGCAGGGCAGCATGGGCGGCATGGATCACAGCAACATGGGCGGCATGTCCGGTCAGAGCGGTTCGTCCATGACGATGGACATGAGCGCTCCGGCGAAGTTGAAAGGCAAGGTATTCGACCGGGCGTTTCTCAGCATGATGATCCCCCACCACCAGATGGCCGTGGATATGGCACGTGCGGTGTTGCCGCGCAGCAAAGACGCAACGGTCAAACGTTGGGCAAATGCAGTCATCAAAGCCCAGGAAAGCGAAATCAAGCAGATGAACACGCTGCTCAAGAGCTATGGCGGCAGTGACGCAGCTATGGCGAACATGATGAAGAAGAGCATGAGCGGCATGGCTGACATGGTCAAAAAGGCCAAGAATCCTGATGTTGCGTTCGTACAAGGCATGATTCCTCATCACATATCAGCCATTGAGATGGGAGTGATGGCTCTGGAGAAGAGCAGTGACGCGCGCGTGCTGAAGCTTGCCCGCACGATCACGCAGGATCAGGCGGCGGAGGTGCATGACTTCCGCCTGTGGTTGCTGAAACGCGGTCTCTAA
- the lgt gene encoding prolipoprotein diacylglyceryl transferase, whose product MNPVFLQIGNFTIAWYGVLITLGIVLGLLVGTRLARQRGLNVDLFNDMVLWAIIWGLVGARIVFVATSWEQFAGTPMPRLLLDIINLRQGGISIHGGLIGGILVLVYYARRYRLNFYRYADLFVPGVAFGIIGGRIGNIMNGTDTVGRVTGWPVGYRWPDSARAFHEGMCIPNPNPDMDLSRYCQEIGGQLVMTAPVHFTQLYGVFIGIVLSIAAYFWLRSHKAGWAFWQFWLWYSILRAGLEETFRLNPLAIKTYLNQGLDAPGIGLWTDTHLISVPLILLSIYMLLKIRRQPDSVTPVAAPAVPQPDVR is encoded by the coding sequence ATGAACCCGGTATTCCTTCAGATCGGCAATTTCACGATTGCCTGGTACGGCGTGCTGATCACGCTGGGCATCGTCCTGGGGCTGCTGGTCGGCACCCGGCTGGCCCGTCAGCGTGGGCTGAACGTGGACCTTTTCAACGACATGGTGCTGTGGGCGATCATCTGGGGACTGGTGGGCGCCCGCATCGTGTTCGTGGCGACCTCGTGGGAACAGTTCGCGGGCACGCCCATGCCCCGGCTGCTGCTGGACATCATCAACCTGCGCCAGGGCGGCATCTCGATTCACGGCGGGCTGATCGGCGGGATTCTGGTGCTGGTGTATTACGCCCGGCGCTACCGGCTGAACTTCTACCGGTACGCCGACCTGTTCGTGCCCGGCGTGGCGTTCGGCATCATCGGCGGGCGCATCGGCAACATCATGAACGGCACCGACACGGTGGGCCGGGTGACCGGGTGGCCGGTCGGCTACCGCTGGCCCGACAGCGCCCGCGCCTTTCACGAGGGCATGTGCATTCCCAACCCCAACCCCGACATGGACCTCTCGCGCTACTGCCAGGAGATCGGCGGGCAGCTCGTGATGACGGCGCCCGTGCACTTCACCCAGCTGTACGGCGTGTTCATTGGCATCGTGCTGAGTATCGCTGCCTACTTCTGGCTGCGCTCGCACAAGGCGGGCTGGGCCTTCTGGCAGTTCTGGCTGTGGTACTCCATCCTGCGGGCCGGGCTGGAGGAGACCTTCCGCCTCAACCCCCTCGCGATCAAGACCTATCTCAACCAGGGCCTCGACGCCCCCGGCATCGGTTTGTGGACCGACACGCACCTCATCAGCGTGCCGCTGATCCTGCTGAGCATTTACATGCTGCTCAAGATCCGGCGGCAGCCCGATTCGGTCACTCCTGTGGCGGCCCCGGCAGTTCCCCAGCCCGACGTGCGCTGA
- the glmU gene encoding bifunctional UDP-N-acetylglucosamine diphosphorylase/glucosamine-1-phosphate N-acetyltransferase GlmU, whose protein sequence is MTQIERPLDVVILAAGQGTRMKSELPKVLHPVAGRPMVAWAVRAAQALGARRIVVVTGHGAEQVEAALQQPGVAFARQHGQLGTGHAFLAGADALSDEGDADILVLYGDTPLLRPETLRALLDDHRAHASAFTILTGELPDATGYGRIIRDAAGNVERIVEQKGATPEEQAVREFNSGVYVMDGRAPALARRITNDNAAGEYYLTDLLALYRAEGASVRAFKLDDPDEVMGANDRAGLAEAEAILRRRLNAGHMRAGVTMHDPDSVRIEDTVRIGRDVTLEPGVILRGDTRIADGVTVGAYSVLTDSVLEEGAVVKAHSVLEGAHVGPGSDVGPFARLRPGTVLEGGVHIGNFVETKAARLGPGVKAGHLAYLGDVEIGSETNVGAGTIVANFDGVNKHRSTVGAGVFIGSNSTLIAPRVIGDAAFIAAGSAVHEDVPEGAMAVARGKQRNVEGWSRRYWGGMREKVGQKLPWLAGWLERQG, encoded by the coding sequence ATGACACAGATTGAACGTCCGCTGGACGTGGTGATTCTCGCGGCGGGGCAGGGCACCCGCATGAAATCGGAGCTGCCCAAGGTGCTGCACCCGGTCGCCGGACGCCCGATGGTCGCGTGGGCGGTGCGGGCGGCGCAGGCCCTGGGAGCGCGGCGCATCGTCGTGGTGACCGGGCACGGGGCCGAGCAGGTGGAGGCGGCCCTGCAACAGCCCGGCGTGGCCTTCGCGCGGCAGCACGGGCAACTCGGCACCGGGCACGCGTTTCTTGCGGGGGCCGACGCGCTGTCTGACGAGGGCGACGCCGACATCCTGGTGCTGTACGGGGACACGCCGCTGCTGCGCCCGGAAACGCTGCGGGCGCTGCTGGACGACCACCGCGCCCACGCCTCGGCCTTCACGATCCTGACGGGCGAGTTGCCTGACGCGACCGGGTACGGGCGGATCATCCGCGACGCGGCGGGGAACGTGGAGCGCATCGTGGAGCAGAAGGGGGCGACTCCCGAGGAACAGGCCGTGCGCGAGTTCAACTCCGGCGTGTACGTGATGGACGGCCGCGCCCCCGCGCTGGCCCGGCGCATCACGAATGACAACGCGGCGGGCGAGTACTACCTCACCGATCTGCTGGCGCTGTACCGCGCTGAGGGCGCCAGTGTGCGGGCCTTCAAGCTGGACGACCCCGACGAGGTGATGGGTGCCAACGACCGCGCGGGGCTGGCCGAGGCCGAGGCGATCCTCCGGCGCCGCCTCAACGCCGGGCACATGCGGGCCGGGGTGACCATGCACGACCCCGACTCGGTGCGGATTGAGGACACCGTGCGAATTGGCCGTGACGTGACCCTGGAACCCGGCGTGATCCTGCGCGGCGACACCCGCATCGCGGACGGCGTGACCGTCGGCGCCTACAGCGTGCTGACCGACTCGGTGCTGGAGGAAGGCGCGGTCGTCAAGGCCCATTCCGTGCTGGAGGGTGCCCACGTCGGCCCCGGCAGCGACGTGGGGCCGTTCGCCCGCCTGCGCCCCGGCACGGTGCTGGAGGGGGGCGTCCACATCGGCAACTTCGTGGAGACGAAGGCGGCGCGGCTGGGGCCGGGCGTCAAGGCGGGGCACCTTGCCTACCTGGGCGACGTGGAGATCGGCTCGGAGACGAATGTGGGGGCCGGGACCATCGTCGCCAACTTCGACGGGGTGAACAAGCACCGCTCTACCGTCGGGGCGGGCGTCTTCATCGGCTCCAACTCCACCCTGATCGCCCCGCGCGTGATTGGCGACGCGGCCTTTATCGCGGCGGGCAGCGCCGTCCACGAGGACGTGCCCGAGGGCGCGATGGCGGTCGCCCGGGGCAAGCAGCGCAACGTGGAAGGTTGGAGCAGGCGCTACTGGGGCGGCATGCGCGAGAAGGTCGGGCAGAAGCTGCCGTGGCTGGCCGGGTGGCTGGAGCGGCAAGGCTAA
- a CDS encoding MFS transporter, which produces MPTPSQHAPAGWRTFLLLWGSQSVSLIGSYVAWFALNVYVAQVLYPGEDQKAPLALALGALAIASTLSAVLLAPVAGSVADRTDRKRVMLLAGVVSGLLTLGMAALMFGMTVPFWLLLAFVIVTQSLSHFHEAALESSYVMIVPEGQLTRANGMMQTTRQFSSLLAPTLATLLVGVPALLGWGGGLAPLAQGVPFALLVDGVSFLVAALILARLAIPSPPPAESHGSAAANLKADTRLGWTYLLRRPPLLQLLIVAAALNFATAAIPVYQTLLTTFTLEADRTARGLSFPATLAIIQTVTSLGMFLGGLAISTWGGLKRRRILGILLPALVSGAGLVLMGLSGNLYLTAAAFALTVFVMPITRSHSAGIWQSQVPRELQGRVFAVQRVVGRVTVPLGMAFVSALSTSLPPGPVIAGMGLLVVLICAVQLLNPTVQRVEDRDYVEGLAAARGG; this is translated from the coding sequence ATGCCAACACCATCCCAACACGCCCCGGCGGGCTGGCGGACGTTTCTGCTGCTGTGGGGATCGCAGTCGGTGAGCCTGATCGGGTCCTACGTGGCGTGGTTTGCCCTGAACGTGTATGTCGCGCAGGTGCTCTACCCCGGCGAGGACCAGAAAGCGCCGCTGGCCCTGGCGCTCGGCGCCCTCGCCATCGCGTCCACCCTCAGCGCGGTGCTGCTCGCGCCGGTCGCCGGGTCGGTGGCCGACCGCACCGACCGCAAGCGGGTGATGCTGCTCGCGGGCGTGGTGTCGGGCCTGCTCACGCTGGGCATGGCCGCGCTGATGTTCGGAATGACGGTGCCCTTCTGGTTGCTGCTGGCCTTTGTCATCGTCACGCAGTCGCTGAGCCACTTTCACGAGGCCGCGCTGGAAAGCAGTTACGTGATGATCGTCCCCGAGGGGCAGCTCACCCGCGCCAACGGCATGATGCAGACCACCCGGCAGTTTTCCAGCCTGCTCGCGCCCACGCTGGCGACCCTGCTCGTCGGGGTGCCCGCGCTGCTGGGCTGGGGCGGGGGCCTCGCGCCGCTGGCGCAGGGGGTGCCTTTCGCGCTGCTGGTGGACGGGGTGAGTTTCCTGGTGGCGGCGCTGATCCTCGCGCGGCTGGCGATTCCCAGCCCGCCTCCCGCCGAGAGCCACGGGAGTGCGGCGGCCAACCTCAAGGCCGACACCCGCCTGGGTTGGACCTACCTGCTGCGCCGCCCGCCGCTCTTGCAACTGCTGATCGTGGCGGCGGCCCTGAACTTCGCCACCGCCGCGATTCCGGTGTACCAGACGCTGCTGACCACCTTCACGCTGGAGGCCGACCGCACCGCGCGGGGCCTGAGCTTCCCGGCGACTCTGGCGATCATCCAGACCGTGACCAGCCTGGGCATGTTCCTGGGTGGACTGGCGATCAGCACCTGGGGCGGGCTGAAGCGGCGGCGCATCCTGGGCATCCTGCTGCCCGCGTTGGTATCGGGCGCCGGACTCGTGCTGATGGGGCTGTCGGGCAACCTGTACCTGACGGCAGCGGCCTTCGCCCTGACGGTGTTCGTCATGCCGATCACCCGCTCGCACAGCGCGGGCATCTGGCAGTCGCAGGTGCCGCGTGAGTTACAGGGCCGCGTGTTCGCTGTGCAGCGCGTGGTCGGCCGCGTGACTGTGCCGCTGGGCATGGCCTTCGTGAGCGCCCTGTCCACCAGCCTGCCCCCTGGCCCGGTGATCGCGGGCATGGGCCTGCTCGTCGTGCTGATCTGCGCCGTGCAACTGCTGAACCCGACGGTGCAGCGGGTGGAAGACCGCGACTACGTGGAGGGGCTGGCGGCGGCGCGGGGGGGGTAG
- a CDS encoding GNAT family N-acetyltransferase, with protein MLTELPILTPEAGDLLARAMFPDPERIARTLEAYRTAPERRVFVWLEGGRVVSAAGLRIQGAEVEVLHLATRPGEKGRGHARALLHALAEHLNAARLVAETDDGAVGFYRRAGFEVTPAPPRGGRARYRVTLHRGEREEAGC; from the coding sequence ATGCTGACTGAACTCCCCATCCTGACCCCCGAGGCTGGGGACCTGCTGGCCCGCGCCATGTTTCCCGACCCGGAGCGCATCGCCCGCACCCTGGAGGCCTACCGGACAGCTCCCGAGCGCCGGGTCTTCGTCTGGCTGGAGGGAGGCCGGGTGGTGAGCGCAGCGGGCCTCCGGATCCAGGGCGCTGAGGTTGAGGTCCTGCACCTCGCCACCCGGCCCGGCGAGAAAGGACGCGGGCACGCGCGGGCGCTGCTGCACGCGCTGGCCGAGCACCTGAATGCCGCGCGGCTGGTCGCGGAGACGGACGACGGGGCGGTCGGCTTCTACCGCCGCGCCGGATTCGAGGTCACGCCCGCCCCGCCGAGGGGAGGCCGCGCCCGGTACCGGGTCACGCTTCACCGGGGGGAGAGGGAGGAGGCTGGATGCTGA
- the yqeK gene encoding bis(5'-nucleosyl)-tetraphosphatase (symmetrical) YqeK has protein sequence MTWEDLWPEPLREAAPYRGHRLTDLAADVDALLAACGRAVIREHVPRVAGEAEALARRFGVDPVAAQEAALLHDLGGIVPREVMVPLSERLGLPVCPEERRVPLLLHAGLSVVIARRRYGVHDPAVLQAIRVHTTLHARPTPLDLTVFLADKLEWDQGGVPPYGAELRWALDGGGLRAGARWMLAWLASPPARLLIPHPDLRAAWGAFSIQPPPSPPGEA, from the coding sequence ATGACCTGGGAAGACCTCTGGCCGGAGCCGCTGCGGGAGGCTGCGCCGTACCGGGGACACCGTCTGACCGACCTCGCCGCCGACGTGGACGCCCTGCTCGCCGCTTGCGGAAGGGCAGTCATCCGTGAGCATGTGCCGCGCGTGGCCGGGGAAGCGGAGGCGCTGGCCCGGCGGTTCGGCGTTGACCCCGTTGCGGCGCAAGAGGCGGCCCTGCTGCACGACCTGGGAGGCATCGTGCCCCGCGAGGTCATGGTGCCCCTGTCCGAGCGGCTGGGGCTGCCCGTGTGCCCCGAGGAGCGGCGGGTGCCCCTGCTGCTGCACGCGGGCCTGAGCGTGGTCATCGCCCGGCGGCGCTACGGGGTCCACGACCCGGCGGTGCTTCAGGCCATTCGCGTTCACACCACCCTGCACGCGCGGCCCACGCCGCTCGACCTCACGGTCTTTCTGGCCGACAAGCTGGAGTGGGATCAGGGCGGGGTGCCGCCCTACGGCGCGGAATTGCGGTGGGCGCTGGACGGCGGCGGGCTGCGGGCAGGAGCGCGGTGGATGCTGGCGTGGCTGGCCTCGCCCCCGGCCCGCCTCCTAATTCCCCACCCCGACCTGCGGGCCGCGTGGGGGGCGTTCAGCATCCAGCCTCCTCCCTCTCCCCCCGGTGAAGCGTGA
- the rnhA gene encoding ribonuclease HI, which produces MTRPGGKPHFRKSAAQKAQDAARDLLPIKAGIQPAVPVAGEQVDLYSDGACDTGAGHGGWATILRYKGQELVLSGHERDTTNNRMELRGLLEGLKTLKRPCQVRVVTDSQYLRKAFTDGWILKWQRNGWKTAGGDPVKNKDLWEELIAQAQTHALTFVWVRGHNGHGENERVDKLAVEERKKLRFG; this is translated from the coding sequence ATGACGCGCCCCGGCGGGAAGCCGCACTTCAGGAAATCCGCCGCCCAGAAGGCGCAGGATGCGGCCCGCGACCTCCTGCCCATCAAGGCGGGCATTCAGCCTGCGGTGCCGGTGGCGGGCGAGCAAGTGGACCTCTACAGCGACGGCGCCTGCGACACCGGGGCCGGGCACGGCGGCTGGGCGACCATCCTGCGCTACAAGGGCCAGGAACTCGTCCTGAGCGGCCACGAGCGCGACACCACCAACAACCGCATGGAACTGCGCGGGCTGCTGGAGGGATTGAAAACCCTCAAGCGGCCCTGTCAGGTGCGGGTGGTGACCGACAGCCAGTATCTGCGCAAGGCCTTTACCGACGGCTGGATTCTGAAGTGGCAGCGCAACGGCTGGAAGACGGCGGGCGGCGACCCGGTCAAGAACAAGGACCTGTGGGAGGAACTGATCGCCCAGGCGCAGACGCACGCGCTGACCTTCGTGTGGGTGCGCGGCCACAACGGGCACGGCGAGAACGAGCGGGTGGACAAACTCGCCGTGGAGGAGCGCAAGAAGCTCCGGTTCGGGTGA
- a CDS encoding DUF4870 domain-containing protein, with product MTLPDPRLSPSAPAPRGDPGVIPEPERTPALLLHLSPLLGLVLPGLGNVLGPLAAWLGYRDRSAVLDAQGKEVVNFQISVWLYSLLAGLLSFGLFSLGLIGGAAGAAAGSPDLGAFALFGSLAAFFAFFIPASLVLWAFPLVVMLLAVIRVNQGRTYRYPLSLRFLR from the coding sequence ATGACCCTCCCCGACCCGCGCCTCTCCCCTTCCGCGCCCGCGCCGCGCGGCGATCCCGGCGTCATTCCGGAGCCCGAGCGCACGCCCGCGCTGCTGCTGCACCTCTCGCCGCTGCTGGGACTGGTCCTGCCAGGGCTGGGCAACGTGCTGGGGCCGCTCGCCGCGTGGTTGGGGTACCGCGACCGCTCGGCCGTGCTGGACGCGCAGGGCAAGGAGGTCGTCAATTTCCAGATCAGCGTGTGGCTGTACTCGCTGCTCGCGGGCCTGCTGTCCTTCGGCCTGTTCAGCCTGGGGCTGATCGGGGGCGCGGCGGGGGCGGCGGCGGGCAGCCCGGACCTGGGAGCCTTCGCGCTGTTCGGCAGCCTCGCGGCCTTTTTCGCCTTTTTCATCCCGGCGAGCCTGGTGCTGTGGGCGTTTCCGCTGGTGGTGATGCTGCTCGCGGTGATCCGGGTGAACCAGGGGCGGACTTACCGGTATCCGCTGAGCCTCCGCTTTCTCCGGTAA
- a CDS encoding PIG-L deacetylase family protein — protein sequence MRLMAVFAHPDDEIGCIGTLARHAARGDEVLLVWTTLGELASQFGDAPHEEVTRIRQEHGAWVAQRIGARHHFFDMGDSRLTGGRSEALQLARLYARFRPNAVITWSDDHPHPDHRITAKIAFDAVTLARIPKIVNESGGGALMPPAPDLSGDEAVESGEDVARLEAWREPVRFYQYYAPASPYPEVFVDTSETFEVAADVAGYYRDFYKWAWSAEQFRETRAQIGRLAGVKYAERFTLRASHLRAREYLD from the coding sequence ATGCGACTTATGGCCGTCTTTGCCCACCCCGACGACGAGATCGGCTGCATCGGCACCCTCGCGAGGCACGCGGCGCGGGGGGACGAGGTGCTGCTGGTGTGGACCACCCTGGGGGAACTCGCCAGCCAATTCGGGGACGCCCCGCATGAGGAAGTCACCCGCATCCGCCAGGAGCACGGGGCGTGGGTGGCGCAGAGGATCGGGGCGCGGCACCACTTCTTCGACATGGGCGACAGCCGCCTGACGGGCGGGCGCTCCGAGGCGCTGCAACTTGCCCGCCTCTACGCCCGCTTCCGGCCCAACGCGGTGATCACCTGGAGCGACGACCACCCCCACCCCGACCACCGCATTACCGCCAAGATCGCCTTTGACGCCGTGACGCTGGCCCGCATCCCCAAGATCGTCAACGAGTCGGGCGGCGGGGCGCTGATGCCTCCGGCCCCCGACCTCAGCGGCGACGAGGCGGTCGAGAGCGGCGAGGACGTGGCCCGGCTCGAAGCGTGGCGCGAACCCGTGCGCTTCTACCAGTACTACGCGCCCGCCTCGCCCTACCCCGAGGTGTTCGTGGACACCTCCGAGACCTTCGAGGTCGCGGCGGACGTGGCCGGGTACTACCGCGACTTCTACAAGTGGGCCTGGTCCGCCGAGCAGTTCCGCGAGACGCGGGCGCAGATCGGGCGGCTGGCGGGCGTGAAGTACGCGGAGCGCTTCACCCTGCGGGCCAGTCACCTGCGGGCGCGGGAGTACCTGGACTGA